In the genome of Marinilactibacillus sp. Marseille-P9653, one region contains:
- a CDS encoding DUF1456 family protein — protein MNNNDRLVRLRYALDIKDNDMVEIFKLGDKVVTVKDVQQLLTKIKQNQEESEEEHTANEYVKACDNQTLESFLNGLIVFKRGKKEESSGETKKHQSMIKNDRSVNNVLLKKVKIALTLTSDDMLDILDEAGVYISNSELSAVLRKEGQRNYKECGDRYARNFLKGLALRYRG, from the coding sequence ATGAATAATAATGATAGATTGGTTCGATTAAGATACGCTTTGGATATTAAAGACAATGATATGGTAGAAATCTTCAAATTAGGAGACAAAGTTGTAACGGTTAAAGATGTCCAACAACTCTTAACAAAAATAAAACAAAATCAAGAGGAAAGCGAAGAAGAGCACACAGCGAATGAATACGTCAAAGCTTGTGACAATCAGACATTGGAGTCTTTTCTTAATGGATTGATCGTATTCAAACGCGGTAAAAAAGAAGAAAGCTCAGGCGAGACGAAAAAACATCAAAGTATGATTAAGAATGATCGTAGTGTAAACAACGTTTTGCTAAAAAAAGTGAAAATTGCTTTAACACTAACAAGTGATGATATGCTAGATATTTTAGATGAAGCCGGAGTTTACATTTCAAATAGTGAACTGAGTGCCGTTCTTCGAAAAGAAGGACAGCGAAACTACAAAGAATGTGGCGACCGTTATGCTAGAAACTTTTTGAAAGGTCTAGCTTTAAGGTATAGAGGATAA
- a CDS encoding YjiH family protein — translation MATKLKFILLSLLGFIFFLVPFTINGESSILISHIVTFVNTQIFDAFILFTVACSWIVLLGTIIFTFYTSKSEYLNSVFKASPLNIFLRIVGSFLYLMVINGWFEQSAIGQAILDGGTGGTMAGDGGLLTTLYITFFVGILALPLLTHFGIVEFMGVLLGPIMEKVFKIPGYSTIDAIASFVGDGTIGIVVTDTQYQRGYYSQREAYIISTSFSIVGIAFAAAVAQELGFGSIFPIFYGSIIIVTLIIAFITARLPLKKFKRTYYENQEPKAADVPEGKSTFKHAYDSALEQAESTKIGEAIVEALKHVISIFVGFLPIIMAVGTFSLILAEYTPIFDIISAPLVYVYDFIGYSTEVARQMAPASLAGFADMYLPALFITDSPSEASRFFIGVLAFTQLVFMSETGMILVKTKIGLNFLDILKIFLFRTIISLPLLVLLTNILAAMNIISF, via the coding sequence ATGGCCACTAAACTGAAATTTATTTTGTTATCATTGCTTGGTTTTATATTTTTTTTAGTACCGTTTACGATTAATGGTGAGAGTAGTATACTGATCTCTCATATCGTTACCTTTGTAAATACTCAGATTTTTGACGCATTTATCTTGTTTACAGTAGCTTGCTCATGGATTGTTCTACTTGGAACAATCATCTTTACTTTCTACACTTCGAAAAGTGAGTACTTGAATTCTGTTTTCAAAGCTTCTCCACTGAACATATTTTTGAGAATCGTAGGATCGTTTCTTTACTTAATGGTCATCAATGGATGGTTTGAACAATCCGCTATCGGGCAGGCAATTTTAGACGGTGGAACTGGAGGAACGATGGCTGGTGACGGTGGTTTACTGACCACACTCTATATTACGTTCTTTGTCGGAATCCTAGCTCTTCCATTATTAACGCATTTTGGAATCGTGGAATTTATGGGTGTCTTACTTGGACCGATCATGGAGAAAGTATTTAAGATCCCTGGGTATTCTACTATTGATGCCATTGCTTCTTTTGTTGGGGACGGGACGATTGGGATTGTTGTGACCGACACGCAATATCAAAGAGGATATTATAGTCAAAGAGAAGCATACATCATTTCAACGAGTTTTTCCATCGTAGGAATCGCTTTTGCGGCAGCAGTTGCGCAAGAGTTAGGTTTCGGATCGATCTTTCCAATATTTTATGGATCAATCATCATAGTGACGCTTATTATTGCATTCATTACGGCGCGTTTACCACTCAAAAAATTCAAAAGAACGTATTATGAGAACCAAGAACCCAAAGCAGCGGATGTTCCCGAAGGCAAATCTACCTTCAAACATGCCTATGACTCAGCCCTTGAACAAGCGGAATCTACTAAAATCGGAGAGGCTATTGTAGAAGCCTTGAAGCATGTAATCAGTATATTTGTTGGATTTTTACCCATCATCATGGCTGTTGGGACATTTTCTCTAATATTAGCTGAGTATACACCGATCTTTGATATTATCAGTGCACCACTTGTTTACGTATATGACTTCATTGGATACAGCACGGAAGTCGCAAGACAAATGGCACCTGCTTCTCTAGCAGGATTTGCAGACATGTACTTGCCCGCTTTATTTATTACAGATTCACCATCTGAGGCTTCTAGATTCTTTATTGGTGTACTTGCCTTTACACAACTTGTTTTTATGTCAGAGACTGGTATGATTCTAGTGAAAACAAAAATTGGTCTAAACTTTTTAGATATTTTGAAAATCTTCTTATTCAGAACGATTATTTCATTACCATTATTAGTCCTATTAACCAATATTCTGGCAGCGATGAATATCATTTCGTTTTAA
- a CDS encoding metallophosphoesterase, with protein MNIVHLSDIHFRKTYEQSSEGYKGMLANMRSPLIPLKECLEEIRNKQEIDLLIISGDLTDDGEAEDYRFLKKAIREVIGDTKVIVTLGNHDIKRQFREGWLNESPSDEPYNLIETFEDFHVISFDSAVYENSNGHVCDNQLKWLDQALERTQDKPVMLVTHHHLIEQQSSIPSLPEGKQVLERLQGNNILCILSGHTHHAYKTKLENVPYFTVVGMSFVGEDIGEYQIQFEEKYGYNVYQIENGQFKDAEHKTVSTGKQLKTVNMKQ; from the coding sequence ATGAATATAGTACACCTATCTGATATCCACTTCAGAAAAACCTATGAACAAAGCAGTGAAGGATACAAAGGAATGTTGGCGAATATGCGAAGTCCCCTTATTCCGCTTAAAGAGTGTCTGGAAGAAATACGAAACAAACAGGAAATTGATCTTCTAATCATCAGTGGAGATTTAACAGATGATGGAGAGGCAGAAGATTATCGATTCCTGAAAAAAGCGATTAGAGAAGTCATCGGTGACACAAAAGTGATTGTTACATTAGGAAATCACGACATCAAAAGACAATTTCGAGAAGGCTGGTTAAACGAATCACCGTCTGACGAACCGTATAATCTTATCGAAACTTTTGAAGACTTTCATGTTATTTCGTTTGATAGTGCCGTTTACGAGAATTCCAATGGACACGTCTGTGATAACCAACTAAAATGGTTAGACCAGGCGCTAGAGCGTACACAGGATAAGCCAGTAATGTTGGTGACACATCACCACTTAATAGAGCAGCAAAGCTCTATCCCAAGTCTGCCAGAAGGTAAGCAAGTATTAGAAAGATTACAAGGCAACAATATATTGTGTATTCTAAGTGGACATACGCATCATGCTTATAAAACAAAACTGGAAAACGTACCGTATTTCACAGTTGTAGGGATGTCTTTTGTAGGAGAAGATATTGGGGAGTATCAGATCCAGTTTGAAGAAAAATATGGATACAATGTTTATCAGATTGAAAACGGTCAGTTCAAAGATGCGGAACACAAAACAGTCTCAACAGGCAAACAATTGAAAACAGTCAATATGAAACAATAA
- a CDS encoding phosphate/phosphite/phosphonate ABC transporter substrate-binding protein — protein sequence MAFKRLAQGLVGLSLLAVLSACGNSADETLMVQFVPTNNDGTMEAKSEPFAEYLSEKLDRDVEVTVATDYSSIVEAMDAGQVDIGIMPPAAYVQARETDGAEAILTSQLGDYDQETGLPLEGELTNTFKGEILVRTDSDIESLEDLKGKNIITLSPTSASGYIYPIAEMREAGIDPTNEVTMTPVSDIPSELSAVLSEQADAAFVFEGARNVFASFFTEDDLFEDLRVLYLTEGDIPNDAIAVQPEMDADLKEEIKAVFLNMKDDEEGSEAMAIWGHQGYEEAADSAYDTIREYTEKASQ from the coding sequence ATGGCGTTCAAGCGATTAGCACAAGGGTTAGTTGGTTTGTCATTATTAGCAGTATTGTCAGCATGTGGAAACTCAGCGGATGAAACACTCATGGTTCAATTCGTACCGACAAATAACGATGGGACGATGGAAGCAAAGTCGGAACCATTTGCGGAGTATCTTTCCGAAAAACTAGATCGTGATGTCGAAGTAACGGTAGCGACAGATTATTCTTCTATTGTAGAAGCAATGGATGCAGGGCAAGTAGATATTGGCATCATGCCACCAGCTGCTTATGTTCAAGCGAGAGAAACGGATGGCGCTGAAGCAATTTTGACGTCGCAATTAGGGGATTATGATCAAGAAACCGGCCTTCCATTAGAAGGAGAGCTAACGAACACGTTTAAAGGGGAAATTTTAGTTCGTACGGATAGTGATATAGAATCTCTAGAAGATCTAAAAGGAAAGAACATCATTACCTTAAGTCCGACTTCCGCAAGTGGTTATATTTATCCAATTGCAGAGATGAGAGAAGCCGGAATCGATCCGACGAATGAAGTGACCATGACGCCAGTCAGTGATATTCCAAGCGAACTTTCAGCTGTACTAAGCGAACAAGCCGATGCTGCTTTTGTATTTGAAGGCGCTCGAAATGTGTTTGCCTCTTTCTTTACGGAAGATGATTTGTTTGAGGATTTAAGAGTTCTTTATTTAACTGAAGGAGATATTCCAAACGATGCAATCGCTGTGCAACCGGAAATGGACGCAGATCTGAAAGAAGAGATCAAAGCAGTCTTCTTGAACATGAAAGATGATGAAGAAGGCTCGGAAGCTATGGCAATATGGGGACACCAAGGGTATGAGGAAGCGGCTGATTCAGCGTATGATACCATTCGTGAATACACCGAAAAAGCCAGTCAATAA
- a CDS encoding cyclic nucleotide-binding domain-containing protein, protein MIKLNLDEQLLNYIKEHDLQSYMDTDLLSIAALYSFDKDEHLIQTDSRSDYLYFLVEGTVMIYSYSSDTQNICIDYSHPATLLGEASSLWEMTPQSNVKAMTPCVCLAVSLKQHRHTLQNDIKFLQSICQILSFRLNSGVNLANSLTEPVETRLAKFILEHEKDHTFAYQLTTCAVILNVSYRHLLRTITSFREAQIIEKHKNHYTILDYKALEELSSTVSL, encoded by the coding sequence ATGATTAAACTGAATCTTGATGAACAATTACTGAACTATATTAAAGAACATGACTTGCAGTCCTACATGGACACGGATCTTTTATCGATTGCTGCACTCTATTCGTTCGATAAGGACGAACACTTAATTCAAACGGATAGTCGTTCAGATTATCTTTATTTTCTGGTCGAAGGAACCGTGATGATTTATTCTTATTCCTCTGATACACAAAACATCTGTATCGATTACTCTCATCCAGCTACCTTGCTTGGAGAAGCGTCCTCTCTATGGGAAATGACACCTCAAAGTAATGTAAAAGCGATGACGCCTTGCGTTTGCTTGGCAGTCAGTTTGAAACAGCATCGTCACACTCTTCAAAACGACATCAAATTTCTTCAAAGCATCTGTCAGATATTGAGTTTCCGATTGAATTCTGGGGTTAATCTGGCCAACTCTCTAACCGAGCCAGTAGAAACGCGTCTTGCAAAATTCATTTTAGAACATGAAAAAGACCACACCTTCGCTTATCAATTAACCACTTGTGCAGTTATTTTGAACGTCAGTTATCGCCATCTACTGCGCACCATTACAAGCTTTCGAGAAGCGCAGATTATAGAGAAACACAAAAATCATTATACGATTCTGGATTACAAAGCACTAGAAGAGTTATCGAGTACAGTAAGTCTTTAA
- a CDS encoding SDR family NAD(P)-dependent oxidoreductase: protein MSESILAITGPTSGIGRGTVKVLASKFDRILLLCRNLEKGERLKKELNEVNASVYVELIECDLSDLASVKGAAATIRDRYTYIDCLINNAGMVSTSRKKSVDGYELMMATNYLGPFLLTHELLPLVENSLRKQIVIVSSGAYKFVPMKEPFFNPKHFDPITGYGRSKLGTLYLAQELHEMYAKKGLKVTAVHPGMVSTNIGKNNVGQRVGDLVFGLLAPFFVTIEQGSQSVISAVEHPEIYAGVYSDEGTVTAVKKHGSDFLMRRKFIDATLKELSLTAL, encoded by the coding sequence ATGTCTGAATCTATCTTAGCCATTACAGGTCCAACTTCAGGTATTGGTCGAGGCACGGTCAAAGTTCTCGCATCAAAATTTGATCGCATACTTCTGCTTTGTCGGAATCTGGAAAAAGGAGAACGTTTGAAAAAAGAACTAAATGAGGTCAATGCCTCGGTATATGTAGAACTCATTGAATGTGACCTGAGCGACTTAGCTTCTGTCAAAGGGGCTGCGGCAACGATTCGTGATCGTTATACTTATATTGACTGTCTCATCAATAATGCTGGTATGGTTTCTACAAGTAGAAAGAAAAGTGTAGATGGCTACGAATTGATGATGGCCACAAATTATTTAGGTCCTTTCCTACTAACACACGAACTATTACCCTTAGTAGAGAATAGTCTACGAAAACAGATTGTGATTGTCTCATCCGGAGCCTATAAATTTGTTCCAATGAAAGAACCTTTCTTTAATCCTAAACACTTTGATCCGATTACCGGTTATGGTCGCTCTAAACTGGGCACCCTTTATCTGGCACAAGAATTGCACGAAATGTACGCCAAGAAAGGTCTTAAAGTGACTGCGGTTCACCCGGGGATGGTCTCAACAAATATCGGGAAAAACAACGTAGGCCAAAGAGTTGGGGATTTAGTTTTTGGCCTGTTAGCACCTTTTTTCGTAACGATCGAACAAGGCAGCCAATCAGTGATCTCAGCTGTTGAACATCCTGAAATTTATGCCGGTGTCTATTCAGATGAAGGAACGGTCACAGCTGTCAAAAAACACGGAAGCGACTTCTTGATGCGTCGGAAATTCATTGACGCTACACTAAAAGAACTGAGTTTAACAGCTTTATAA
- a CDS encoding uracil-DNA glycosylase family protein translates to MTIFDEIKQEIMEDPLNRAFTDRGVPPLFKASTEAIIAIVGQAPGRKAEETQLFWNDPSGDRLREWMGITREQFYTTDKIAHLPMDFYYPGKAKSGDVPPRKGFAEKWHPRLLEEMPQLETIILIGTYAQKYYLGKRREKTLTETVRNFEHYLPEYLPLVHPSPLNHGWLKRNPWFVEEVVPELRKLVAIEL, encoded by the coding sequence ATGACCATATTTGATGAAATCAAACAAGAAATTATGGAAGATCCATTGAATAGAGCATTCACGGATAGAGGGGTTCCACCTTTATTTAAAGCTTCTACCGAGGCAATAATCGCAATCGTGGGTCAAGCTCCGGGCCGAAAAGCTGAAGAAACACAATTGTTCTGGAATGATCCTAGTGGAGACCGTCTGCGTGAGTGGATGGGGATAACGAGAGAACAATTTTATACAACAGACAAAATTGCGCATCTACCAATGGACTTTTATTATCCAGGCAAGGCAAAGTCAGGAGATGTGCCGCCGCGCAAAGGATTTGCTGAAAAATGGCATCCCCGTCTATTAGAAGAGATGCCACAGCTGGAGACGATTATTCTAATTGGAACGTATGCCCAGAAATATTATTTAGGAAAACGACGTGAAAAAACACTGACAGAAACGGTCAGAAACTTTGAACACTATTTACCTGAATACTTACCACTAGTTCATCCTTCCCCACTGAATCATGGATGGCTAAAAAGGAACCCGTGGTTTGTGGAAGAAGTCGTACCAGAGCTCAGAAAGCTCGTAGCTATTGAATTATAA